Below is a genomic region from Phycobacter azelaicus.
TTCATCAAGATCGACCGCTATACCGGCGCACCGCTGCCACTGGATGCCTCGGGAGACTATGTCGTGGCCGAATACTTCCGCGATGGCGCCGAGCCGATCTTTGGTATGACCTTTGATGGTGGCTTCGCCATGGGCTCGAACCTTCCCTTGCTGGAAGAGGTGCAGCAGTCCGGTCGTCAGGTCACCACTTCAACTGGCGGTACGGCTGTTCTGGGTCCTAAGGCTAGCTTTGGCACCATCAGCTCTGGCGGGCTGTATTGACGCGGCAGCTTCGGGCCATTTGAGGTTTCATCTCGCTGTGCCGGAACCAAACGCGGCTTTGGTCTCGCGGCCGGTCAGGCACTGACGCGCCGTGGGGCCGAAGCCCTTTGGATTGCTGCGCAAGGCGGGCATGGCGCGGAACAGGCTGTCCAGCGTGGCTGCGCTCATCGCGTCAAAGGCCTGTGGGCCTGGAAAGAAGCTCTCGGTCGCTGCGCCTTCCGCAAAGATCACCTCATGCCGATCCAAAAGCAGGTGGAGGTAGGTGACCAGCTCGGTGGGTTGGCGCCGAACGCTGTGATCGTTGATCAGATGGCTGGCGGCGGCCATGACTTCGTTGCCTCCGAACAGGTATTGCGCTTCGGCACCGGACAGCAGCATGCGATGCTGGGGCGAGACGCGCAGGTCACGCTTGGTGCCAAAGGTACCGGCCTTGATCAGGACAGGTGCCAGATCTCCACCTGCGGGCACGGTTGACCGTCCGATCCAGCGAAGTGGCTGATAGCCGTTGTCCTGTGTGGCTATCAGATCGCCGGGACAGAGGGCCTCGACCGGAACCGGGCCAGACACTGTTTCGATCAACGTGCCCTCGGCGAAACAGATGATGCCTTCGATATCCACAAACTCGACGTAGGTACCGTCCTGCAGGTAAGCGTTCCCGCTTTTTGTGCCATCGGCACTGGTGTTGGTGATGGAGAGGGTGCTCGGGTCAAGGCGACCGTTGAAGTCCAGGGTATCCCAGTCATCGCCGCCTTCACCGCCCCGAATATAGATCGTGTCGGTCGATGTGGTGCCGTCATTCGCGACACGGAAGGTATCCCGGTCATCGCCGCCCCATAGCGTGTCGCCCTGACCTGCCAATAAGGTGTCGTCGCCAGCTTCCCCTTTGACCAAGTCGGCGCCCGTTCCGCCGATCAGGCTATCGCCATCAGCGCCGCCGAAAAGCGTGTCCTCACCCGCGCCCCCCAGCAGGGTGTCGGTTCCTTCATCACCATATAGGCTGTCGTTGCCCCCGGCGCCGTCCATGTAATCATTGCCTGCACCGCCATGAAAGACGTTCGTGTAAGTGTCCGCAGGATCGCTGGAGGAATGATCAAAGCCAATGATCGTGTCGTCATGGTCCGATCCGTAGACCCCATCGATCCCGCTGAAACTGTCTCCTGTCGCTTCCCCGCCAGAGGCGGCGCCAGTGGACAGGTTGATGTTCACCGCTTCTCCGGAGTTGCGGTAGTCGGCGTAATCCATGCCGCTTCCCCCTTCGAGGCGATCCGCTCCGACGCCGCCCTCCAGGGTGTCGGAGCCGCTGCCGCCTTGCAGGGTATCATTGCCTGTGCCACCACGCAGCGAGTCCGCGCCGCCGCCAGTCGACACAAAATCATCTCCAGCTCCCGCCAGAACCGTATCGGGGGTAGAGCCCCCATCTTCGACCCTGTCTCCATCCGGATCCGTATAGCTACTGTCGATCCGGTCAGCTGCCGCGGTGCCATCTACGGCGCCAAACTCGGCAGAGTAGGTTGGTGGATTGGTTGCTGAGGCGGTCGTTAGACTGTCAACCGTGCCCGAATCCGGCACGAAGTATACGTTTCCGTCCGTCGCCACGTAGTACATGCCCGGATCCACCTGACCCACAATGCTGGTGCCGCCCAAAGTCCCACTCCAGGTCCAGCTTCCAGAACCGATCACATCCAGTGTGGAAAAGGATACGGCCGAGCCGGTGATGGCATCGGAGGTGTTCAGCGATGCATCGCCGAGTTGAACGAGGTATCCGATAGGCATGGGGCGCAAGTCCTTGGGTTGCTGTATGGGCAAGATTTGGGGGCTCACTCGCGTATAAGGGGCGAGAGTTGCCAAAAAGTGAGGGCGGACTTGGAAAGGTAAAATTATCACAAAACAGCCTGTGCTGCACATGTGCCGCTGGTGTCGACGCCGCCGCAGCGGGCAATACCTCGGGGGTGAAAGCGGTGTTTGACACCCGAGCAGACCCACTTGTTCTGCCTTTGACAGTGGGCTATCACGCAGCCCTGACCGTGATGACAGGAAAAACCAAAGATGCGCGCTGAGACCCAGAATATCGTGACCGAGATCGAGAAGTCGCTTGAGCTTCTGGCGCAGCGTTTGAACTGGGAAACCGCTGAATTCCGCCTTGAAGAATTCAACGCCCGCGTCGAGGATCCGACCCTCTGGGACGATCCCGACGCCGCGCAGAAACTCATGCGCGAGCGGCAGATGCTGGTTGATGCGATCAACACCTACAAGGGTATCAAGCAGGATCTCGCCGATAACATTGAGCTGATCGAACTTGGCGAGATGGAAGAGGATGAGGAGGTCGTCGCGGATGCGGAAGAGGCGCTGAAAGCGCTGAAGGACAAGGCCGCCGAAAAGGAGCTGGAAGCGCTTCTGGATGGAGAGGCCGATGGCAACGACACCTTCCTTGAAATCAACGCAGGCGCTGGCGGCACCGAAAGCTGCGACTGGGCGTCGATGCTGGCGCGCATGTATGTGCGCTGGGCGGAAAAGAAGGGCTACAAAGTCGAGCTGCAATCCGAAAGCGCGGGCGAAGAGGCGGGGATCAAATCCGCCTCCTACAAGATCTCCGGCCCCAACGCCTATGGCTGGCTGAAATCCGAAAGCGGCGTGCACCGGCTGGTGCGGATCTCGCCCTATGACTCGGCGGCCAAGCGGCACACGTCCTTCAGCTCGGTCTGGGTCTACCCGGTGGTGGACGACAATATCGATATCGAGGTGAACCCGGCGGATATCCGCATCGATACCTATCGTTCCTCGGGTGCGGGCGGTCAGCACGTGAACACCACCGACTCGGCCGTGCGGATCACCCACCATCCCACCGGCATCGTTGTGACGAGTTCCGAGAAATCCCAGCACCAGAACCGCGACATCGCCATGAAGGCCCTGAAATCGCGCCTCTACCAGCTGGAGCTGGACCGTCGCAACGCGGCCATCAACGAAGCCCACGAGAACAAGGGCGATGCGGGCTGGGGCAACCAGATCCGCTCCTACGTGTTGCAGCCCTACCAGATGGTGAAGGACCTGCGTACCGGCCATGAAACCTCGGATACCAAGGGCGTGCTGGACGGCGATCTCGATGGCTTCATGGCTGCGACCCTGGCGCTGAACGTCTCCGGCAAAAGCCGCGCGGACGCCCAGGCGGAGTAATCCGGCACTTCCGGGGGTGACCTGAGACAAGTCACCGCTTTCTTTTGCAAAAATCTGTCGCTAGGCTTTGTCTCATACCGAGAACGGAGCCTGGCCGACCATGAGCGACTATCATTCAGCAAGCGATCTTCTGGCGCAATTGCACGATGGCAGCCTGACGGCCACGGCGCTGATGGAGCGGACGCTGGCGAGGATTGCGGCGGTGAATCCGGATCTGAATGCCATCGTGGCGCTCAGACGCGCGGATGAGCTAATGGAGGAGGCCCGCAAGGCCGACGCCATGCGCGCGGCCCATGTGCCGCTGGGGCCGCTGCATGGCCTGCCGATGGCGGTCAAGGATCTCGCCAATGTCAGGGGCATCGTGTCCAGCCAGGGCTCGCCGCTCCTGAAGGATTTCGTGCCCACCGAGGACGAGTTGTTCGTCGCGCGCCTGCGGGCGGC
It encodes:
- a CDS encoding Hint domain-containing protein; protein product: MPIGYLVQLGDASLNTSDAITGSAVSFSTLDVIGSGSWTWSGTLGGTSIVGQVDPGMYYVATDGNVYFVPDSGTVDSLTTASATNPPTYSAEFGAVDGTAAADRIDSSYTDPDGDRVEDGGSTPDTVLAGAGDDFVSTGGGADSLRGGTGNDTLQGGSGSDTLEGGVGADRLEGGSGMDYADYRNSGEAVNINLSTGAASGGEATGDSFSGIDGVYGSDHDDTIIGFDHSSSDPADTYTNVFHGGAGNDYMDGAGGNDSLYGDEGTDTLLGGAGEDTLFGGADGDSLIGGTGADLVKGEAGDDTLLAGQGDTLWGGDDRDTFRVANDGTTSTDTIYIRGGEGGDDWDTLDFNGRLDPSTLSITNTSADGTKSGNAYLQDGTYVEFVDIEGIICFAEGTLIETVSGPVPVEALCPGDLIATQDNGYQPLRWIGRSTVPAGGDLAPVLIKAGTFGTKRDLRVSPQHRMLLSGAEAQYLFGGNEVMAAASHLINDHSVRRQPTELVTYLHLLLDRHEVIFAEGAATESFFPGPQAFDAMSAATLDSLFRAMPALRSNPKGFGPTARQCLTGRETKAAFGSGTAR
- the prfB gene encoding peptide chain release factor 2, which codes for MRAETQNIVTEIEKSLELLAQRLNWETAEFRLEEFNARVEDPTLWDDPDAAQKLMRERQMLVDAINTYKGIKQDLADNIELIELGEMEEDEEVVADAEEALKALKDKAAEKELEALLDGEADGNDTFLEINAGAGGTESCDWASMLARMYVRWAEKKGYKVELQSESAGEEAGIKSASYKISGPNAYGWLKSESGVHRLVRISPYDSAAKRHTSFSSVWVYPVVDDNIDIEVNPADIRIDTYRSSGAGGQHVNTTDSAVRITHHPTGIVVTSSEKSQHQNRDIAMKALKSRLYQLELDRRNAAINEAHENKGDAGWGNQIRSYVLQPYQMVKDLRTGHETSDTKGVLDGDLDGFMAATLALNVSGKSRADAQAE